aggtgactgaactcctccgagcagttcatcgccctagccaagaacaaaccctcgcgaggctgttcacccttgtattgtccatcatcatcagcccaagaggcaatccaccacaccacacactggagtagggtattacaccacaacggtggccagaaccagtataaaccctgtgtctcttgtgttgttctttccttagtttagatcctagcatggcggaggggcgcATGTAGGTaggggcgaaatctccgtgcgcaccccagtgttcaaacctcaagggtctgccggaacccgaaatccgacatttggcgcgccaggtaggggtgcgccggaattcgtcttccaccgccccgttctcctccgaccatcacgcccatgtctgacgctcgtcgggcccgcgccgagcgccgggccgctctcgcttcccgcgtcgcccagacgacccctgtcggcgggcatccacaccgttccccgtcaccttccgtcaacgccgccaccggcccagcgggggacgagcggcaagcgtcgtcccagcatccgtccatgcggcaagacggccgcaccgcaactccctttctcaccccagctggttcttcgtctcgcgcgctccgcgcgcccatggaggctcgagctgcactcatcgcggcaaacgagctcctgcgctaccgtcccgtcgacgacgtctacgaagaatggctcgaccgcatcaccgagctcatttgcgccgcagggggctctcctgcgccgtccgttgcattgcaccgcaccccgccccgcgcgggcgacgaggctccggcggcgccccggctgcctcctcctcaagaagacgccatggccccaaggcgcgtggcccctgggcggaacccactccgtcaggcgccagcgcggcaagagcagagctgccaggaagtccctcacccgcaagaagctgcccggacgctccctgctctagcacgtcgcgaccatgcccctgctcccgcgcgtcaagaccccgcgctgctcctagctgcagcgcgtggggacatgtaagaccaggctctccgtcacccaaggcctcccgtggccacagcaggctaccgcgccttcaccaccgaactACACAGCGTAGGgtcgcccggcaagttcaagccagacctgcctcctcgctacgacggcacggctgaccctgcggagttcctccagctctacgagctaggcatcgaagctgccaacggagacgagaaggtcatggcgaactggttccccatggcactcaaggaaggggcccgcacctggctcctgaacctggctccaggcacaatctcctcctgggaggagatgcacacccgcttcatcgccaacttccaaggcactcgcgaccggccccccgccgtgagcgacatgcgccgcatcaagcaacagccctgggaaaccctacagaagtacatccagtgcttcaacaatgcacgcctcaagattcccaaggtgactgaggaggccatcatctcggccttctccgacggcgtgcgcgacgtcaagatgaaggaggagctggcgatgcatgaagacctgtgcacttccttggagcttttCAACTTGGAAAataagtgtgccagggctgaggaagggtgtctctccctcctcgagctgcctgccgcggacccagaagagaagaagcccaaggccaaggatgtgcagCGCAAGGGGGATgttgtgctcgcggcagaaccagacaccaagcggggcagagatcagcccgaaccctccaagggcagccggtactgtgtgtacctcgacctccacacccacaacaccaacgaatgtcaagaactccgagctgtgcgagaaggaaggatcggccgtcgccccgaccgcagtgaccggggctacggccgaggaggaggaagaaacgcaggacgctgggaagaccgtgggccacgccaagggtggcgcggccaacctcgcgaggatcactggcaagacccgcctcgcgagagaggatggagggatcagcctcgcgagggagactggagggatcagcctcgcgaggatcacccgcaaggcaacgcaggcctcccaccactgccgccgcaaccaaggagaaacgaggaccgccaccaggacgaggaggctgggggcttccaggagccgcgcgcgatcgcctgcatcttgggcggagcacaagccccagcctctcagcgcatcttcaagcagttcgcccgcgaggtgaatgcagtccttcccaggctcgaagccacgcgccccctcaggtggtcgttgtgcgccatcacgttcagctcagcagatcagctcaagtgtgcagctacagccggagtcctcccgatgctttgttccccaatcatcagcaacgtggtggtcaccaagaccctcatcgatggagggccagggctcaacgtcctatccgtggagacgttcaacaacctccaagtgccctacagccagcttcagccaaccaagcccttctccggtatcactgacggctccacggtcccgattgggcaggtccgcctccctgtcaccttcgaggcacgtgacaactaccgcaccgagctcatcgacttcgacgtcgctcacattcacctgccatacaacgccatcctagggtacccagcgctggccaagttcatggccgtaactcaccacggctacaacgtcctcaagatgccaggaagcggcggagtcatcacggtgccctgtgaagagaaggacgcggtgtgttccctggaacgagcctttcaggccgcgtccctggaagacccggatcgtggaagcaggaggcctcccgagaccacccccaagaagaagaagacatcgtcaggcccgaccactcaggaggcaggcccctctgagcCCACGCCTACCCAGGGGGAGCCaccctccatcacataggaaagcgcgcccggcgccctcctcaggcagggctcgggggctctcccctggagggccaccgacctggctagggtcacgagggaggcgcttggtcaccacatggaggcatgttttgaagcacgtttccctcgagaaggagcaaggcaaggagatccagatcctcaggagtttgtcagcaaggccattcaggagctacaggagtcaagagtcatgaaaggcgtccGCCGCTTgccagcagtggccccccatccagacGACGATGGCGGgcggcgcgtctgcatcgacataccggaGCTCAACCGAGTTGCCTCTCTGGagcacctctggccctcgcgagtggggcgctgcggaggtccaccccacagctatgttcgcatgccttaccgcTTGCGGAACGCtgctgacgcgtaccagcgcctcatgaggggcatcatggaggcacgagAGCCCAGGCGTcccgcagccctggcagagatgggatggcccgcgaggagccgccagcgcctccggagcctcccgaggcccctgggcctgggggctcgtgaggatcggctcccgcagcccaccgagcctgctacaccaacaccccttcgtcctcaacatcatcaggtgacatcttttgagttttacttccagctgggagcgcccccagggctgcattattcccaggtcgcgtggttccgtccctgcggcgtgtatccctttattccatgttgttagcttaccttgttgggggcgcccctcaggctgcatgatccccaagccactcgggccaggcccagtggcatgtatcccatttgcgtttatttctgATTATGcattagacccaccatgcttgattatttgataccggtccacggcacctcttctcctccatgccgaccacttgcacgttaaagggggggcacctgagcatcgcgactgagggctcttactggctctccagccctcaccctctggccttgtccatggcatcgcgacctggcataccagcgacggctgagaccaactcgagggccgggacccgaggacgtagagtgccgacatctaaccaaatttgcagggacacatcacaagataaggcccagtgccaggcgcaacccgcctagaggtagggccccgtgagtcctacgctggctcacgggtgcccagatacacctcgccaggccctactgtgccagccacgtgtcagggcggggctgtacacgccccgggggctcctcccggaggggggccccctcccacgtaccagtggaagcaccatgctccgcgctggctgacgacactgccgaggagcggctatgcccgtacgcatacggtagcactatgctccacgctggtgataaataaCTAAGGGTGGCCCCGGGCCACATCAACCTGAGGGAGCCCAGAgcccagtgtctagcctcatcgtaacgcctcccctcgggagtgccgcgcgagggggctgggcacgggggctgcgcctgggtcacacccagacgcacgccgcccagccaggtccccctgggcctggttcatcgcgcgtttcttcccgagcggagccaaggtacgaaggccgtttgagcgtcaagggggactcctcagcatcgcgacttaggagcctaactggtcacgtagcccctcactctgtggccccgtcctggtttccggtcaggaccatcgctgggtgaggcacgtgcgtgaccgggctctgcagacgtagaacggtggatCCACTCACATCATACCTCCCTACATGCAGttcgagcgtcaagggggactcctgagcatcgcgactcaggagcctaactggtcacgtagcccctcactccgtggcctcATCCTGGTTTCCGGCGGGAccatcgctgggtgaggcacgcgcgcggccgggctctgcagacgtagaacggtagatccacccgcatcgcacctccctacttgttgttcgtgcgccaagggggactcctgagcgtcgtgactcaggagcctaacttgtcacgtagccccccactccttggtcccgtcctggtttccggtcgggactattgctgggtgaggtacgcgtggggccgggctctgccggcgtagaacataagcaagtaggaaggaaaagcgctaatttcaaggaattcaaaagcaaatattacagtccacactgttatctcaatgccaaatgcaagtttaaatgcctccccgaggcatgatacgtgtgcaggaattaaaagcaggacaggagccacgacggagtcacttggcggcgggggagcagcgcggagcgggttcgcctcatggagcagcggggtcggcagcgccttgctccagcttggtgctgaaggcccggagcttccccagcagagcctccgcgcgacccttcacggcctcggcagcggcagcggcacgctcaccactcactggctccagcaggctgtcgaggtcgacaccgggatcgcgaaggtagatgtgggtgaggacccgcgtcagtgctgcagaagacaagacacgcgcctcggcctcggccgtggggccaaggccaagggcaacatcttcaagagcgtgaaccaggaagggaagcagcttggcggggccgtcctcggcgccagccagcgggctctccaggccgctgtcgtaaagcgtcctcagcgaggagtgagccttcgcctccaactccgtgaaggacgcacggtcctcggcaagaaccagggccttgccgtccagctcggccttcctcgcccccaactcctgctccagcgcgcctaggcggtcgcggcgcttcctgagcttggcctcccggccctcgatggctgcctcgcaagccttcacgccttcttcctgctcttggcgaaggcggaccttttTCGTGAGCTGATCCCGCAGGCCTTGcaactcgtcctccagcgccttacaGCGACCGCGGACGTTGACCACCttccccagggctgcatcacgagcagccttagcctctaggacggcctgcttctcctcgtcgcatgctgtcgaggcctggaccagcgccgcccgaatcgaggcgtcggagcgaacccatctagaagccagctccaaacgccaggccaccaagcgggggtcggcgccaagaagatcctgccgcagtcggtccagctcagcaacagcacgatccagaacggcagaaggagtcggagagacagcggccggtggagtaggaggagaaggcggcagcgcagccGCAGCATCCTGACAGCTGTAGTGGCGGAGGCAGGCAAGAGCACCTCAGGAGCCACTTGGgcggtgggggctgagctcgccccagtcggctcagccaaacctcgcgaggacgaccgggcaggagaagcctgtgcgtcgcggtcaccctccttcgcgggcagaagcgccgccacggatggaacctcgggagcccccttcggcttctttgctgcgggcgccaacctatccaaagatgcggacgtcaagcctcagaagtagagcaagagataaagacaagaatcgaatgcttacgggtcgtcgccagtgagctcaagcggcctccggccaaatttgaagcctgaaagctggctggaagggtcaacctcgggaagtttgaaggcggaaggtgcgtctgcggttcgccccgaggccgggggagacccgcgggatatcagcccggtcctgtccttcttcgggatcgggggcgagctcccgccgtcctgctcgtcgtcgtcttcgtcgtcatcttcgtcgtcatcgttcggagagaggcggagaacgcgggacctgcgccggggaaggggagccctcgactctccgtcagtcgcctcggagtcaggcccttttcctcgctcccctccttcttcctcttcgctggagtcgccggagggcacgtccaccggttcctcgggagcttCCAGAGGCactggcccatccccgttgaagacgggcatggacttcaccacccgctcccagtcgttgcggaggaacaagggcgtaagaGCGCCCTCCGGcctcgccacattgcccccgaccagagattggagaaccgcaACCAGGTCTctgtcggccaaggccgcggggctcggacggggcctccacattggaagcgagtactgccgaagcggagccagtcggtgctccaggaactccctccgcAGCGATGTGTCGGTCAGCTTCGCCGCTGCCATGTCGGTCGGCCtcagatctgcgtccatcttctccaacaccatcttcgcgcggggatccgcgagctccgctcgaccccagtcgCTGGAGCTTGTGGGCTGCTCCATGAgcaggatcagccgagggtggatgcacccagcatccatcaagatccacttgctcctgaagccctcaatcctcttcccagagttcgagatggcaatggcgccgccatacgcgacgaagctcgcgcacgcggaagcagtccCATGAGAAGTCcgaaggtagaagtagtggcgcagcaaggccactgagggctgcaccccaacatgtgcttcgcaataataagcaaagattgccaggagaaggatggagtagggatggagatgcagagcctgtagcttgtaatggcggaggacagagaagaagaactcagagaagggaggcaccaggccagcaacaatggcacttacgaagagcggatagaaggtgctcctttgaccctcaggggtggcggagccgaccTTGAACGCCTTCGCCCCATCGATGCCCCacgccgtcgccatccggcgcaaccgggcaaggcccgcctccgacacgttcggcgagtccagggcagacgagtaccaagctacggcggggggctgacgaggcgccatggctccctaggtcgcgcggtcagagcagatctggaaatctcggaggaaggaaggagaggcgcaagaaaggggatctaagcagcaaccggagaagaaagcaagaagcagggcctaggcggatgccactcctttatcaactcacgcggttgctaaggcgcccacgtccagtcaaccgccacgcggcgccgaaggccgcaggctgttagggcccgcggcgcttcgctcttgcccttccgcctccctgcacggccaagtccgggcgcgccttgggcccgggggctactgtcggtgttctaggaacgggggtccccagacttgcctgcctgcggcctgcggcgtggctcaaagggggacccagtacggcccatcttcgccaacacaaacccaagaccctcgcgaggggccaagcctcgcgggggggaggggggggacgacgcggagcttcctcacgcacggcctcgtcaggctggctcacgagggggcggagagatcaaggcggggtacctcacgaggtgcccatgacgcaagccatgatgattcagggcgccaggcgggtgccagcccgcgcggcgtcctccttccctctttggtgcaaagggggcaagcacaaccgtggagtaccgaggcatcaggcaaaggttgccatttcggtgcaacgagaccaagaccagaaggactacgagatggaggtcaccgtggagcccaagacggcgtcatcaccagagctttgcacaggcgaagacttcttttgtcaggatagctgatacttgttgtcccccttcaaattagcccgccattgttggctcccttcccgctcaatttttgggaagaggaccagggcctctataaataggactagccacccccagggtagaggggatcgagaatcagccaacccagaaacaagctggggtcgaaatcagggtcgatcagttggaggaaagcagagagagagagagagagagagagagagagagagagagagagagagagagagagaggtgactgaactcctccgagcagttcatcgccccagccaagaacagacccttgcgaggctgttcacccttgtattgtccatcatcatcagcccaagaggcaatccaccacaccacacactggagaagggtattacaccacaacggtgggccgaaccagtataaaccccgtgtctcttgtgttgttctttccttagtttagatcctagcatggcggaggggcgcaggtaggtagggggcgaaatctccgcgcgcaccccagtgttcgaacctcaagggtctgccggaacccgaaatccgacactcatGTTCGCGTTCAAGGCAAAATCGATCGGGCAGCCGGCAGATCCAACCCTGGAAGCCATGCAAGGGGGTGGGGCGGAGAGGGGAGAGCCGACGGCGCACGGCGGCGGGGGCGTCGCGTggtaggaggtggcggaggcggagATAGTCAGATAGGATTGGGAGCAGGGTCGTGAGGTCGTGCGGGTGGGTTATTTTTTTTATCTCGCCCGTATCAGTTCGACTGACTTATGACTTATTTCAAGGACTGTGGGTTGTATATTAAAAACACAGGGATCTCTTTGTAATAATGCCGCGACGATGAATTCGAGAGACTcaacccgtgctttattattagggaaagacttAGTTATTATGATGACATCCTTGGCTCCAGATCATCTACTCATATGAAAACATTCTCTTACCCTGCCTAGCTGACAAAACCTTGCGAGTATGCAGTATGTTTTATCGTTATAAGCCTTGCTACTTCCTAGGCTAATAAATCCCTGACCAAATTAGGTATGAATGAAATGTTAAAAATTGTTTTAGAGCTCATGTACATCCACTCTTGATTTCCTTGACTGGGTGATGTACACATCCCCTTCTGTTATGGGGAATTGTTATGGATTGGTTGTTTCTTTCAAGAGGCTAATTGTTTTTATATATGCCATATATATTTACATTTTTTGTTGTTAAAGTGTGATATGTAATACCATCTATGAACCCCAGATCATTGACTCTTACAACCATAAAAGAGAGGCCTTGCTATTCAAATAATATGCCGTTTATCTGGCGCATGTGGCGTAACGGGTCATCTAGTTATTCTAACACCAGGGCCGTGTCTTCACTTGTCAACAAATAAGCACAGAAGATCTTTCTCCACACTCGCCGGCTCTCCGCCGGCGCAAACCCGTCGGAATAGAAAATATACGACGGCCGGCAATTTAGAGAAAGCGAGTAGTATAACTGGTTCTAATCATCCCCGACAACTAAACTAATCAGACGGTTTAGCCCGATTAGAGCAAAGACAACACGCCAACAGCAGAACCAAGTCCAAGTCCGAGCAATCCAATAGGAATCTCCGGAGCTCCATATATCGCCACACACACGGCCACGAACCACCTGGCTGCCCCCATTGCAAGCTCGAAGTAGCAACACACACCACCTTACCCGCCATTGgagcacgcgcgcgcacacacacaaatAACACAACACCGGTAAAAGGTCCGATCAGCTCAGCTGGTTGCGGGGGCCAAGACGTGCGTGCGTGCGCCATGATGGCGTCCTCTGCAGCACCGGCGTCGTCCTCCGCAGCACCGGCGTGCCGGGACATGGCGCCCGCCGGCATTCCCACGATCGACATGTCCGCGCCGGCGGGGCGGGCGGAGCTGTCCCGCCAGATGGTGGAGGCGTTCGGCGAGCGCGGATTCTTCAAGGCGGTCAACCACGGCGTGCCGCTGCGGGTGTCCGCCCGGCTGGACGCGGCCAGCGCGGCGTTCTTCGCGCGCCCGGCGGAGGAGAAGCAGCGGGCCGGCCCGCCGGACCCCCTGGGCTACGGCAGCCGGAGCATCGGCTCCCACGGCGACGTCGGCGAGCTGGAGTACCTGATCCTCCACACGGACCCCGAGGTGGTGGCTCGCAAGGCCAGGGCCATCGATAGGGACGACCCTTCGCGATTCAGGTATGGCCCGTATGGGCGCATGCATGCAGTGTCCCTTTCGCACATGAACATGAATAAACTTGTACCTACATTCATTGTTTCTTTGTTCTCGGAGCGGCATATTGTTTGGTTGCTACTGCTTAAATACCAAGAAAAAACAATAGGGCAGCCCTTAATTAAAATCCGCCATGTCAAAGCTATATAACGCTATAGCAAATGATTGTACAATGATTTCATTTAGCGAGAGATTGCTCAGAACGCTATAGCGAGCTATTTGTggcgctatagcgcgctattttttgAGTGCTTAATACTCCTGGTACTCTTGTTGTGTCATCATGCTGTTGCATATGATGATACTGCATCTCAAGTTTTGGAGATCTTCATTATATATGTATTTCACCATATCTTAATCTCTGCATGGCTAAGCGAAATACCACCTCCATTTTCAGAAATGACTTACTGTGTAGTCAAACTTACGACAGAAACTTTTAGAACTTTAATCATTTAGATTTGTAAGACGAGAATAATAGCATTAGACATGTCGTGATTTTTTTTCACATTGTGCAATAGCATATGAATACAAAAAAAGAGTCAAAGCACATGACGCCGTATAAAATCTAAAACATCAGCTACGTACGAATAGATAATTTAGTTTGCTAAATGGTGTACATTTAAGTTAATTGTACGATAATGCCAATAAGAATTCTCATGGTGGGtggtatcatagattagtatcatgtGGATGATAAAAATGTATGATGCTACATAGTATCATATGTTGGGTGTTTTGTATGACCTACAATAGCACCTTATTTCATGACATGATACCAACATCCTCTCTTTTTCCTCAATTAACAGTATGGCGTGTGAGCACTATGCCTAGTTGACATTAGATGAGGCTACATCATAAACAGTTGTCATACCCATACCCACCGAGTGAGGTCTAAGTCATGTATATATAATATAAATAGTACTTAATGCGTGATTTTCATCATGTTTAATTCATGAATCACAGGAGTTCAGTATTTTATGATTCAATAGCTATTAACCTACATGGCGCCAAGTTGATTGGGGGAAGGGCGCCATTTTTCCGTGTTTGATACGTTCTGAAACATTTTATCAAAGTACTATATAGTTATTTGTTGTTTTACTACTTAGTGTTCTAATTACTGCAAACTATCTATGCATGGAAAAATTCAAAGGACACAATTGTTTCTCCTCCAATAGTGCTTTGTCCAGTTGCCTTGCTCGCTCACACTCGTTGGCTGGTTTGGTCGCCTTGACTCGCTCACTTGGTCCCCCTCGCCAGCGAAAAAACCAACCTCTACTAGTCCATGGAAAAGCCAACTTCTGATATTTTATAGACAAAGAATAATGTGCACATTCTAAAAACTGTTCACATATTTTAAaacgttcatggatttgaaaaactaTTCACGcatttaaaattttgaaaaaaattgaaaaaatgttcacaattttaaaatAGTTCATCTATTTCATGAATTGAAAAAAACGTCCAGTAGTCTTTAAAATGTAGCTTAATTAAAATTCCAAATTTTGAATGAAGTACGAAcatttaaaaaatgattttttaaATGTTCATGTATTTACAAAAAAGATATAAGAAACAAAAGGAAACATTAAAAAAACCAAGTGAAAACTACGCATAGAATACAAAAAGATAAGGTAGAGAAAAACCAGGGAAACCTTATAGAAGATTCTCAAAACCGAAACACCCCAATACATTCATATGGACTGGCCTGTTCGTTCCAAGGGACTGGCGCCAAATAGGGCCTTCGTGGCCGTCCCCACAGTAATTCGTTTGGGCTTTGGCCCAAATGAATGGGGGAGGCTTATGGGTCTAATTGAGAAGCCCAAATAAATTAGGTTGGGGGGAGAGGTCTTACGGGAGAAGTTTAGGAAAAGAGAATCCTCCCTCGAAGAAAAAAGTCAAAAGAAGAATCCGTACATGCGACGCTGTAATGCCAAATACTCCCAAATGTTACCATTtggaggacaagtatttccggagggAGGGAGTATCTACTTGAACCCTTGCAGCTCCATCGTCTCAATGCATGGAGACATGCAAAACAGTGAAGCATGTACCTTACTTCGTCTCCTGTGACAGAAAAACAATCTCAAATAACTTTTTTTTCCCCAGTGAGGCGGTAAACGAGTACGTGCAGGCGGTGAGGCACCTCGCCTGCCAGATACTTGACCTGCTGGGCGAAGGCCTGGGCCTCCGGGACCCTGCGTCCTTGAGCAGGCTCGTCACGACCACGGACAGCGACTCCCTCGTCCGAATCAACAACTACCCACCTTCAGCCACCGGCGATGGCGGCGTGAAAGCCGCGAGCGCCGTCGGGTTCGGGGAGCACTCCGACCCACAGATCCTCAGCGTCCTCCGTGCCAATGATGTCGatggcctgcaggtgctcctgccgGACGGCCGCGGCGAGGACGCCTGGGTGCAAGTTCCGGCTGACCCTGCCGCCTTCTTCATCAACGTCGGTGACCTTCTTCAGGTGACCAGCAGTGCTAGTAGTATCTGAACCAACACTTTTTTCCCGTTATGCTCTGGCAGTTAAAGCCAGATTATAAGGTTATATGTTGAGCTGAGCGTGAATTGTTCTCCCTCTGTTTTGCAGGCTTTGACAAATGGGAAGCTGGTGAGCATCCGGCATAGGGTGATGGCCAGCACCAGCAAGCCAAGGCTGTCAGCTATCTACTTCGCGGCGCCGGCGTTGCACGAGTGTGTCTCGGCGCTCCCAGAGACGGTGACCGCCGACGCGCCGCGTCGGTACCGGCCGTTCACCTGGGCGGAATACAAAAAGACGATGTACACGCTTCGTCTGAGCCACAACCGCCTCGACCTCTTCAAAGTCGTCGGTGAAGGATGTGGTTGATGTGAAACAAGAAAGACAAATGAATCTCTATCTCTTTCATTAATGATCTCTGTACATTATATATCACTCGAGGGATGTGAACGAATGGACATATCCATTCGGGAGGGAGCGAGGAGAGACGCGACAGTTAGAAAAGGCTAACCGCCTGTCGGTTTACAAGGTGGAGATTATCCATAA
This portion of the Triticum dicoccoides isolate Atlit2015 ecotype Zavitan chromosome 7A, WEW_v2.0, whole genome shotgun sequence genome encodes:
- the LOC119333805 gene encoding gibberellin 2-beta-dioxygenase 2-like, with amino-acid sequence MASSAAPASSSAAPACRDMAPAGIPTIDMSAPAGRAELSRQMVEAFGERGFFKAVNHGVPLRVSARLDAASAAFFARPAEEKQRAGPPDPLGYGSRSIGSHGDVGELEYLILHTDPEVVARKARAIDRDDPSRFSEAVNEYVQAVRHLACQILDLLGEGLGLRDPASLSRLVTTTDSDSLVRINNYPPSATGDGGVKAASAVGFGEHSDPQILSVLRANDVDGLQVLLPDGRGEDAWVQVPADPAAFFINVGDLLQALTNGKLVSIRHRVMASTSKPRLSAIYFAAPALHECVSALPETVTADAPRRYRPFTWAEYKKTMYTLRLSHNRLDLFKVVGEGCG